A region from the Lycium barbarum isolate Lr01 chromosome 8, ASM1917538v2, whole genome shotgun sequence genome encodes:
- the LOC132605473 gene encoding WAT1-related protein At5g07050-like — MEGKGECSCSFYQRAKPYIAMISLQFGYAGMNIITKVSLNRGMSHYVLVVYRHAFATAVIAPFALILERKIRPKMSLMIFLQIFVLGLLGPVIDQNFYYAGLKFTSPTFSCAMSNMLPAMTFVMAVLCRMEKVDIKKVRCQAKVVGTIVTVAGAMLMTLYKGHVVNLIWSNHINSSTNSNVPEVSGSSDKDWLKGSILLIFATLAWASFFILQNITMRKYTAPLSLTALVCFIGTLQSIAVTFVMEHKTSVWTIGFDMNLLAAAYAGIISSGIAYYVQGLVMEKRGPVFVTAFSPLMMIIVAIMGSFILAEKIYIGGILGAVLIVAGLYSVLWGKYKEYKEKEIEESIISEPVKGINGNSQMMILENNEAINDIEMQKNDENKISTPVVNISVPMQQAPMLAKEAPKI, encoded by the exons ATGGAGGGAAAAGGAGAATGCAGTTGCAGTTTTTACCAAAGGGCAAAGCCTTATATAGCTATGATCTCTTTGCAATTTGGGTATGCAGGGATGAATATTATTACCAAAGTTTCACTTAATAGGGGCATGAGTCACTATGTTCTTGTTGTGTATAGACATGCTTTTGCTACAGCAGTTATTGCTCCCTTTGCACTTATTCTTGAAAG AAAAATCAGGCCGAAGATGTCACTAATGATATTCTTGCAAATATTCGTATTGGGTCTTTTGGG GCCAGTGATTGATCAAAATTTTTACTATGCTGGACTCAAATTCACTTCCCCAACTTTTTCATGTGCCATGAGCAACATGCTTCCTGCTATGACATTTGTCATGGCAGTCCTCTGCAG GATGGAGAAAGTGGACATAAAGAAAGTTAGATGCCAAGCAAAAGTTGTGGGAACTATAGTAACTGTGGCTGGTGCCATGTTAATGACATTGTACAAAGGCCATGTTGTGAACTTAATTTGGTCAAATCACATCAATTCTAGTACTAATTCTAATGTCCCTGAAGTAAGTGGATCCTCTGATAAAGACTGGCTAAAAGGTTCAATACTCCTCATATTTGCCACTCTTGCTTGGGCATCTTTCTTCATTCTTCAG AATATTACAATGAGGAAATATACAGCTCCGCTTTCTCTAACTGCACTTGTTTGCTTCATTGGAACCCTACAATCGATCGCTGTAACATTTGTAATGGAGCACAAAACTTCAGTTTGGACTATCGGTTTTGACATGAACCTTCTTGCTGCTGCCTATGCT GGAATTATATCATCAGGCATAGCATATTATGTACAAGGACTTGTAATGGAAAAAAGAGGACCTGTTTTTGTGACAGCTTTTAGTCCCTTAATGATGATCATTGTTGCTATCATGGGCTCTTTCATTCTTGCTGAAAAAATCTATATTGGAGG AATTCTTGGTGCAGTGCTAATAGTGGCAGGGCTATACTCTGTCTTATGGGGAAAATACAAGGAGTACAAAGAGAAGGAAATTGAAGAGTCAATAATATCTGAACCAGTGAAGGGCATTAATGGAAACAGTCAAATGATGATTCTTGAAAATAATGAAGCAATTAACGATATAGAAATGCAGAAAAATGATGAAAACAAAATCTCAACTCCAGTAGTAAACATTAGTGTTCCAATGCAACAGGCCCCCATGTTAGCTAAGGAAGCACCAAAAATTTAA